GTATTCCCTTAGTGAACTGCCGCAGGGAGTCGATGCGCTGTCGTTGCTGTGCATATTTTACGGAGTCGGCGGTAGCCATCTGGAGCTTCATCTGCTCCATTTCCATCCTCATATTCGCCTCATTGAGCCGGGCTTCTTCCAATGCTTTCTGCATATTCGCCAAGTGGATAGAGTCCGAATCCCGTTTCAAAGGAACATGTCCGCCCGTTATTGTATCTCCGGCAAATATCTTCTTAACCGCCTGTTCCAACTGTGCTTGCGCCCCGATTGCCAGGAAAGAAAAGAACAACACTAGTAACGACCGTTTTATTTTATTTATTTCCATACCTTATATTCCTTGATTATAATTAAGGTTAATCTAACATTTCATTAAAAACAGAGCAAACATACGGATTGTTTTTGACATTACCATTTCCAAATTGATTATCTTTGCCACTAAAAAAGAAAAAACATGAATATATTATTACTTATCGGGGGATTAATCCTCATTCTTCTAGGAGCTAACGGCTTAACAGACGGTGCCGCCTCAGTAGCCAAGCATTTTCGCATCCCTCCTATCGTAATCGGACTTACCATCGTTGCATTCGGCACTTCTGCCCCGGAACTGACGGTCAGTGTATCTTCTGCTCTCAAAGGAAGCGCGGATATTGCCATAGGCAACGTAGTGGGAAGTAATATATTCAATACATTGATGATTGTGGGCTGCACAGCGTTATTCGCCCCGATTGTCATCACCCGCAATACGCTTAGAAAAGAGATACCGCTCTGCATACTTTCTTCTATGGTCTTGCTAATTTGTGCCAATGATGTATTTCTGGATAAAGCTCCGGAGAATATTCTGAACAGAGTAGACGGTTTATTATTGCTTTGTTTCTTTGTCATCTTCATGGGTTACACCTTTGCCATCGCCTCCAAGCCGACCACGACGGAACAAGCGGGACAGATAGAACCTCCGACCATAGAAGAGGAGACAGAGATCAAATCACTCCCTTGGTGGAAATCCATTCTTTATATCATCGGAGGCTTGGCTGCCCTTATTTTTGGAGGTCAGCTGTTTGTTGACGGTGCCACGGGCATCGCCCGCAACCTGGGTGTCAGCGAATCGGTTATCGGACTGACACTGGTTGCAGGAGGTACTTCTCTTCCTGAACTGGCTACGTCTATCGTTGCCGCATTAAAGAAGAATCCGGAAATTGCCATTGGGAATGTGATTGGTAGTAACCTCTTCAATATATTCTTTGTACTGGGATGTAGCGCCAGCATCACTCCTCTCCATCTTAGTGGAATTACCAACTTTGACCTGTTTACGTTAGTAGGTTCCGGAATTCTGCTTTGGTTATTCGGGCTGTTCTTTGCCAAAAGGACTATCACGAGAATCGAAGGAGGGATTATGATACTTTGTTATGTGGCGTACACGGTGGTATTGATTTATAATTCCTAATTATTATAACAAAACACCTGATATTCAGCTTCATTCCAAGTATTTTTTCCTTCTTTAGACATAGAAACTGGTACGATACGAATATTTAATGATTTTTTCCCTTTAGTATACCTGGCTGGAATTTCAAAGTCATCTTCCAACCAGCGTTTATAAGGGTTACTATCAGCTACATACCATAAACGTTCTGTAACCTCTTCACCATCAACAAAAACACGGGCTGCTTGTCGAGCATCGCTTTGATCGCTCAACCTACGCAAACGCACTCCTTCATTTTGAAAAGATATGTTCACTTTAAAACTACTAAAACTTTCAAACCGGACGGTTTCTCCTACATATAAAATACGATCCTCATTTCCTTCAAAGAAACTTTCCAATTTTGTTCTTCGTACATTACCTATAGCTTTATAAGAGTGCCGTTTAATGGAATGCGAAGAATTTAAATCCAAGCTATCAGTTTTCACTAGTACATTTTTATCTTGGCCATAATAGAATATAGTACCCGAATGTTCCAAATACTGATTGTTATATTCGCCCGACTCTATTCCAAACTTTAGCTCTGAATAGAAAGGATAACTATCGCCTATACAAAAACGAGTCATAGACCATGGGTTATCCGAGAGACCGTCATATCCTCCCATTGGATGCACTTCAGGCGGAGTCGGGAATCCCCAACCAAAACAAACATAACTTTCAGAACCGTCACTTTCAACTTGTGGGGTCCGTTTGCCGTCAATATATACACGAACATCCCCCTCGCAAGAAATGATATGTGAACGTTCGGCATGACATGTAATATGGGCAGCAACCATCTTCCCTCTTCCTTGAATAGCGGCTATCGGACTATCTGTTCCTGCCACATGTTTTCGGGTATAGTATGGTGTATTACGAAAGTATCCGGTATTAGAGGTAGGATAAACCGACCGGGAAACTGCTATTTCTGAGAATCCCAAAGAAACAGGAACACCACTACGATTTTCAATCATTATCTTCGCATGTTTCCAATATGGCATTGGAAAATAATTATAGAACCAGCCGTCCGTATTATATCCAGACAACAAATAGTTGGTATCGTGAAAGCCCAAAGAGTTGCCTCCCAAACACGCTAAAGGACATGAAATATCGGGTTGCTGATGAGCATCCCAAAACATATGAATCCATACATCCTGCAAGTGCTGCTCATTAATCTCCGGAAGATAAAATTTTAAAGAACCAATAGCTCCCTCTCCTTTTTCATCCAATAAAGTAATGGATTCGCCAGCATTAATCTTTTGTTCCGACTTACGATGATATGCCAATTGATCTTTGCACAAAAGATTACTTCCTTGTTTCTTCCATAATTGTATCAAAGTATCATAATTCTCCTTCCCGGTAAAGGTCTTGATACCATTGTCCGCATAAGTGTGGTATACAACATGTCCCCAACCTCCTTCACCTTTGGTTCTTTCATAACCTTCCAGTTTCACATCGGTGGTTACACGGCAGCCCTTGTTAAACGGCATTGGAACAAAACTCCGTGCAACACATATGGGCCCTCTTCCGTTATCAAACGGACCAATATAACTTTCAGCCAAAGGTTTTATAAAAGGCTCTTTCTCTCCGAATTCAGATAAATGTAAACTAAAACGAGGCGTTTCTTCTCCATCAAAATAAAAACGGAAGAGCGGATCACTTGAACTCATATAGCGATGTTGTACAAGATTATAAATACATCCCGGACCATCAACATCAAATATTACCCATTCTCCACGTTGATCCTGGTAAAGACTCCAGTCCCAGTCGGCATTCTTTCCTCTTTTATCAATACTACCTTCATAATGGACAGAGATTCCACGATCTAACAGGGGCAAAGATGCAATATCAACCATTCGAGATATACCATAAGATATACTATCAGTCTGCCAACCCGACTGTGCTACAGAGACTATCGAGCCAATTGCCGACAATGACACAACCCCGAAAACAACAAAACAAACTAAAAAAATACTTCTTTTCATAAGGTGATAAATATAAAATAAAACATGAATC
The Bacteroides luhongzhouii DNA segment above includes these coding regions:
- a CDS encoding calcium/sodium antiporter, whose translation is MNILLLIGGLILILLGANGLTDGAASVAKHFRIPPIVIGLTIVAFGTSAPELTVSVSSALKGSADIAIGNVVGSNIFNTLMIVGCTALFAPIVITRNTLRKEIPLCILSSMVLLICANDVFLDKAPENILNRVDGLLLLCFFVIFMGYTFAIASKPTTTEQAGQIEPPTIEEETEIKSLPWWKSILYIIGGLAALIFGGQLFVDGATGIARNLGVSESVIGLTLVAGGTSLPELATSIVAALKKNPEIAIGNVIGSNLFNIFFVLGCSASITPLHLSGITNFDLFTLVGSGILLWLFGLFFAKRTITRIEGGIMILCYVAYTVVLIYNS
- a CDS encoding DUF2961 domain-containing protein is translated as MKRSIFLVCFVVFGVVSLSAIGSIVSVAQSGWQTDSISYGISRMVDIASLPLLDRGISVHYEGSIDKRGKNADWDWSLYQDQRGEWVIFDVDGPGCIYNLVQHRYMSSSDPLFRFYFDGEETPRFSLHLSEFGEKEPFIKPLAESYIGPFDNGRGPICVARSFVPMPFNKGCRVTTDVKLEGYERTKGEGGWGHVVYHTYADNGIKTFTGKENYDTLIQLWKKQGSNLLCKDQLAYHRKSEQKINAGESITLLDEKGEGAIGSLKFYLPEINEQHLQDVWIHMFWDAHQQPDISCPLACLGGNSLGFHDTNYLLSGYNTDGWFYNYFPMPYWKHAKIMIENRSGVPVSLGFSEIAVSRSVYPTSNTGYFRNTPYYTRKHVAGTDSPIAAIQGRGKMVAAHITCHAERSHIISCEGDVRVYIDGKRTPQVESDGSESYVCFGWGFPTPPEVHPMGGYDGLSDNPWSMTRFCIGDSYPFYSELKFGIESGEYNNQYLEHSGTIFYYGQDKNVLVKTDSLDLNSSHSIKRHSYKAIGNVRRTKLESFFEGNEDRILYVGETVRFESFSSFKVNISFQNEGVRLRRLSDQSDARQAARVFVDGEEVTERLWYVADSNPYKRWLEDDFEIPARYTKGKKSLNIRIVPVSMSKEGKNTWNEAEYQVFCYNN